One segment of Apus apus isolate bApuApu2 chromosome 1, bApuApu2.pri.cur, whole genome shotgun sequence DNA contains the following:
- the IL15RA gene encoding interleukin-15 receptor subunit alpha: MGAFPFPIPCAQAPPSPPPSGWTRLSQHHPLAGSVPLQPKKVPHLPVRIFSPPLSFCRVPFPAPPSPARCSHPKDVANAQIEVGNNTLLHTHLRYTCKPGYKRKAGTSSLIQCVLPDGSKEPTWTHTTLQCIRDPALSRRSPSPELPDAPLSETVTRRGTTNTSPTSSPSPAATPRLPGPASLSPLPPALDGVSPETSTLPEMPPSLETSTPGEGTAPGTSLGTTPLPPTPMDHTAVPIQIVASSIGLLVVVVAGVVACCCWRMKMRAGQDYTVAATSIPMVAPAAENERLPLDVLPMG, from the exons ATGGGAGCCTTCCCATTCCCCATCCCCTGTGCACAGGCACCCCCATCTCCCCCCCCTTCTGGCTGGACGAGGCTCTCCCAGCACCACCCCCTGGCAGGATCTGTTCCCCTTCAACCCAAGAAGGTTCCTCATCTCCCCGttaggattttttccccccctctctcaTTTTGTCGGGTTCCTTTTccagcccccccctccccagcacgcTGCAGCCACCCCAAGGATGTGGCCAATGCCCAGATCGAGGTGGGCAACAACACCCTGCTCCACACCCACCTGCGCTACACCTGCAAGCCGGGCTACAAGAGGAAAGCAGGGACCTCCAGCCTCATCCAGTGTGTCCTCCCTGATGGCTCCAAGGAGCCTACCTGGACACACACCACACTCCAGTGTATCC GAGACCCAGCTCTGTCCcgccgcagccccagcccggaGCTCCCGGACGCGCCGCTCAGCGAGACCGTGACCCGGAGAG GAACCACCAACACCAGCCCgacctccagcccctctccagcagcaacaCCCAGGCTGCCAGGACCTGCCAGCCTGTCACCCTTGCCACCAGCACTCGATGGGGTGTCACCAGAGACATCCACACTGCCAGAGATGCCCCCATCACTGGAGACATCCACACCAGGAGAGGGGACAGCCCCAGGAACATCTTTGGGGACAACCCCactgccccccacccccatgGACCACACAGCAG ttcCCATCCAGATCGTGGCCTCTTCCATTG GGCtcctggtggtggtggtggccgGCGTGGTGGCTTGTTGCTGCTGGAGGATGAAAAT GCGCGCGGGGCAGGACTACACGGTGGCAGCCACCTCCATCCCCATGGTGGCTCCAGCTGCTGAGAACGAGAGGCTGCCACTTGATGTCCTCCCCATGGGCTGA